A stretch of the Strigops habroptila isolate Jane chromosome 15, bStrHab1.2.pri, whole genome shotgun sequence genome encodes the following:
- the LOC115617191 gene encoding cholesterol 7-desaturase-like — MGSGWCGAALLAAGPGRGVLLFLLLLFFLLFVVLLLLGCCRPLSLRRGPGRVGYVPYPGLSRARRARRPGAPPPPFPNGWYRLLDSAQLPHGAARSLSLLGEQLAVFRTPDGQAFVVDAYCPHLGANLAAGGRVVGNCIECPFHGWQFRGEDGKCTSIPYAEKVPDFARVRTWPCCEVNGMLLVWYHCEGLAPMWAVPEQREITTKEWVFRGQTEHLVDAHIQEIPENAADSAHLAFLHGPAILGGSDLRYTRSKLWDFMKHNWKAEWWPEPEPNKHCSRMLLQHTATFFGKHFSLMDLTVSARQVGPGLVFLLFEHAFLGRGIILQTVTPLEPLLQNVVHKIYYQKNIPAIIPKFILRAECIQFERDITIWNNKQYLPKPLLVREDSSIQKHRRWYSQFYSEKSTRPLAQKDLEW, encoded by the exons ATGGGGAGCGGGTGGTGCGGTGCGGCGCTgctggcggcggggccggggcgaggggtgctgctcttcctcctcctcctcttcttcctgctcttcgttgtgctgctgctgctgggctgctgccgGCCGCTGTCGCTGCGGCGCGGCCCCGGGCGGGTGGGATACGTGCCGTACCCCGGGCTGAgccgcgcccgccgcgcccGACGCCCCGGCGCCCCTCCGCCGCCCTTCCCCAACGGCTGGTACCGGCTGCTCGACTCGGCGCAGCTGCCCCACGGCGCCGCCCGCAGCCTCTCCCTGCTCG GAGAACAGCTTGCTGTGTTTCGCACCCCAGATGGCCAGGCCTTCGTGGTGGATGCTTACTGCCCTCACCTGGGAGCCAACCTGGCTGCCGGTGGCCGCGTCGTGGGCAACTGCATCGAGTGCCCGTTCCATGGCTGGCAGTTTCGaggagaagatggaaaatgCACCAGCATTCCCTATGCTGAAAAAG TGCCAGACTTCGCGAGGGTCCGGACCTGGCCTTGCTGTGAGGTGAATGGGATGCTGCTGGTCTGGTACCACTGCGAGGGGCTCGCGCCAATGTGGGCAGTGCCGGAGCAGCGCGAGATCACCACCAAAGAGTGGGTGTTCCGCGGGCAGACGGAGCACTTGGTTGATGCACACATCCAG GAAATCCCAGAGAACGCAGCCGACTCGGCTCACCTGGCTTTCCTCCATGGACCAGCCATTCTGGGTGGATCTGATCTGAGATACACGAGGTCCAAGCTGTGGGATTTTATGAAGCACAACTGGAAG GCGGAGTGGTGGCCAGAGCCAGAGCCCAACAAGCACTGCTCCCGGATGCTGCTGCAACACACAGCAACCTTTTTTGGGAAGCACTTCTCCCTGATGGATTTGACAGTTTCAGCCAGGCAG GTGGGGCCAGGGctggttttcctgctctttgaaCATGCTTTCCTGGGCCGTGGGATCATCCTGCAGACGGTGACACCCCTGGAGCCTCTCCTGCAGAATGTTGTTCACAAAATCTACTACCAGAAGAACATACCGGCCATAATCCCCAAGTTCATCCTGAGAGCAGAGTGCATCCAG ttTGAGCGGGATATAACCATCTGGAATAACAAACAGTACCTGCCCAAGCCACTGCTGGTGAGGGAGGACTCCAGCATCCAGAAGCACCGGCGCTGGTATTCCCAGTTCTACAGTGAGAAGAGCACGAGGCCCCTGGCGCAGAAGGACCTGGAGTGGTGA